The Pectobacterium parmentieri genome segment GCTGTTAATGCGCCAGTTGAAAGGGTTGGAAAATCACATCGCGGTTTCGGTAGTTCATCCACTCATGCTCGATCACGGTTGGACGTTCGGTACCGATTTTGAGGCCGCGACGGGTGACTCGCTCTATCAGCACGAATTTCTCTACCAACTCTACCTTCATGCCAAACCGGACTACAGCGGTCGTGTGACTGTTCCCGTCCTGTGGGACACTGAGCAACATACTATCGTCAGTAACGAATCCGCAGATATCATCCGTATGCTGAACAGCGCTTTTGATGGTGTAGGCGCAACAGCCGGAGATTACTACCCAGAAGCGCTACGTACTCAGATTGACGAATTGAACGGCTGGATTTACGACAAGGTCAACAACGGTGTTTACAAAGCCGGTTTTGCGACGAGCCAGTCGGCCTACGATGAATCTGCCACCACCGTTTTCGCGGCGCTATCCGATCTGGAAGCCATTCTGGCAAAACAGCGTTATCTGACCGGTGAGCAGTTAACCGAAGCCGATCTGCGACTGTGGACGACGTTGATCCGTTTCGATCCGGTCTATCACACACATTTTAAATGCGATAAATATCGCCTGAGCGATTATCCCAATCTGTTCGGCTTTTTGCGTGATATTTATCAGATGCCCGGTATCGCTGATACCGTCGATATGGCGCACATTCGTCATCATTATTATTGCAGCCACGGTACGATTAATCCGCACGGCGTGATTTCTCTGGGTCCAGAGCAAGATTTGAACCAACCTCATCAGCGTGATAAGACGTTTGTCGATTTATACTAAAGTTTTACGTAACGCATGAAGTGCTGAGGCAAGGTGTGACCGCCACACCTTGCCGCAGAAAAGCGTGGAATTTAGGGTTGGTTCAGCAATTTGGGAATTTCCCGCAGGAACCAGGATTTCGCCTCGCCCATGCTGTCTCGTCGCCACGCCATAATAATCTGACTTTCCATTTGATGTTCTGGCCCAATCACCAGTAAACGCCCTTCGGCAATATCCTGCGCCACCATCGGGTAAGGCATGGTTGCAACACCTAATCCAGCCAGCAATGCACGTCGTTTATCATCTAGCGAGCTCACCGTCAGACGCTGCTGCTTATCCAGCAATTGCACGGTCAGAACTGGAC includes the following:
- a CDS encoding glutathione S-transferase family protein; amino-acid sequence: MGQLVDGVWHDTWYETKSTGGHFKRSESVFRNWVTPDGSPGLTGKGNFPAQSGRYHLYVSLACPWAHRTLLMRQLKGLENHIAVSVVHPLMLDHGWTFGTDFEAATGDSLYQHEFLYQLYLHAKPDYSGRVTVPVLWDTEQHTIVSNESADIIRMLNSAFDGVGATAGDYYPEALRTQIDELNGWIYDKVNNGVYKAGFATSQSAYDESATTVFAALSDLEAILAKQRYLTGEQLTEADLRLWTTLIRFDPVYHTHFKCDKYRLSDYPNLFGFLRDIYQMPGIADTVDMAHIRHHYYCSHGTINPHGVISLGPEQDLNQPHQRDKTFVDLY